In Lycium ferocissimum isolate CSIRO_LF1 chromosome 3, AGI_CSIRO_Lferr_CH_V1, whole genome shotgun sequence, the genomic window AGTCTGCTTAATTAGACATATAGAAACAAttttatgcatacaaaaataTAAGAAGATAGCTATAAAAAAGATATATGCAAAATATAAGAAGATagctataaaaaaatatatgcgTCTGCCGGGAGTCGAACCCGGGTCTATTGCTTGGAAGGCAATTATCCTAACCGTTGGACTACAAACGCTTGTTGACGCCTAGCCATTGTCAtaatatattaagttcttttgATTTAGTAAATTGAGCTAACAAGGTAATCTTTTCTAACGTAAATTATAGTACTCTTAAAGAATCATGGTTTTGAGACAGAATGAATTCAGAGTAGTAAGTTATTTTGAGTAATATTAACACAAACATGTACCTCTTTCTAGAATAAAGTCGTGTGGTGATTTTCATTGTTACGACAATCTTGTTAACATCTTCTATGTGTAAGATTCAACTCTCATTGAATTCTTTCGTATTGCTAGCCATGAGAGTGGCCCTAGTTGGGGGGCTTTcaatcctttttttctttttcttctcatgGTTAAGTAATTAACATCACAGTTTGACGCATATCAGTTATCTCTACTAAATTCCTTTGATtcgaactcttttttttttttttttttttgagtcaaaGGTAACCATTTACTATAATTCCTTTGATTCGAACTATATGTCTTGATCCAATTTTGtgtaattatcaaaaaaaaaaaattaatgtttgtattatttgtactgatattTTTAAGCAACGCCTTCTACCGTATATACCTACTAACTCAACCAAGAGACAAATGGTTGACACTTGGGAAAATTTATGCAGTAACACTTGGGCTAAGGTATAAATACAATAGTCAAGTAACACTCACTAAATTCCTCAGAAAATATGGTGCATTAAGACTTAGCTCCAATATACATACTAAGTACTATTAATTATctcttgaacaaaaaaaaaaaaaaaatttgaaagagTACTAACACTTTAGTTTCAAGGGTGCAATTCTAGTTTTACGCCACCACTTAATTAGTTTTTAAACAGATCTTTCTGCCTAACATTGTCACACCCTTTCTTCTTGTACATTACTGTCTTGACTTTGTTATACATACAAAGTGGATAATTtaataagaacaagaaataaaattagtaATACCCGCTATCTTAGCCAAACAACTACGCCTCAGTCCCTAAACCCGCTATCTTAGCCATAGGTCAAAAGATGTGAAGAAATTTTTTGGGGGCAAAAAGGGAGCTTTTGTGTCATTCTCCTAACTTTCATCTCCTCTTAATTCCCTTAAATAGACATTAACCAAACACTCTTTTTCTCCCTCTTACATCAAACCAAACTCACATATATTATAGAAATCAGTTAGTTGACTTGTTTTTGACTTTCTtttctcaacaaaaaaaatggtaGTGATTAGCTCGCTAGTAGAGTATGCAAGCCAACTTTGCACCTAGCTCATAGCTATAATATTCCTGCCATTTTCCTTTATACCTTTTTTTCCCTTCCACTTTCTCTTTGTTAACCATGGAGGCTTTGTGTAGTCTAAGTTCTTCCTCCATTGTATCAAAAAGTATTCTGAAATTGTCTAATAATAGCGGAACATGCCCGccaaagaagatcatgaaaagTGTGATACATTGCCAAAGTAGTGGTGGAAATGCAGTAAAAGCTAGTAATCTTTCTTCTGTTATAACTGAGAGGTCATCGACGATAAGCACAGATAATAGCATAGCTCACAAGCATTTAAGGAATGATGATGGTATTGGCATTATCAAATTCCTCAGAGGCAAAACATTTCTCATAACTGGTGCAACTGGTTTCTTGGGAAAAGGTTATTTCTCTCAATGCAtaagtttcttttgttttttatcaTGTCATTTTTTGTTTACAAATGATTTTCCAACACCCTTTCTGCTGTATAAACAAATTGCAGTTCTGATTGAGAAGATTTTAAGGACAATACCTGATGTGAACAAAATATTCATCTTGGTCAAGGCACAGAATCAAGAAGTTGCTATAAATAGATTGAAAAATGAAGTATGCACATCATACTTCTGTTTTGACTCTTTGCTAACTgtttattttggttcatttcCTATAATTCACATAGTTTTTTCACATGTTTGCACCATATATAGATCCTCAATGCTGACATATTCAAGAACCTCAAACAAGTCCATGGGAAATCTTACGATACTTTCATGTTGAGTAAGTTGGTTCCTGTGGTTGGAAATGTTTGTGAAACTCATCTCGGATTAGACAAAGGTTTAGCCAATGTGATCGCTAAAGAGGTCGACATAATTGTTAATTCTGCTGCTAATACTACTTTTGATGAAAGGTACTTGGGAATTGCACATACCGTATCATTCTCAATCTTTTCTTGTGCCTGCAGAAAGTATATCTAGTGAAAGATTGATGATGTTGTAGGTATGATATTGCACTTGATATAAACACCGGTGGACCTAGCCGCCTAATGAATTATGCAAAACAATGTCACAACCTGAAGCTTTTCCTCCAAATATCCACAGGCAAGTAAATAGATCAGTTACCAAGAAAAGTTACATGAAACAGCATTGTTCGTCTCGTCACACCTCTCTATAAAAGCATCGTTTGTCTTGATATTTTTGGTTGctataatgaaatgttgttatagagagcaCATAATATAACATAGCGATGAAAGATCGATTCCACAAAAATACATgattgttatagtgaaatgGTGTTATGGAGGATGACTGTTATAGAGAGTTCTGACTGTATAAAGCATTGGCTAACAGATTATGAGCAGCAAAGCTTCATGTTAGATAATAATGTGGTCATCTATTTAGAGACCATTTACTCTATGTTTTCAATTCTACTGCCAACAGCTTATGTTAACGGACAACGACAAGGAAGAATCATGGAAAAGCCTTTCTGTTCTGGAGACAGTATAACAAAAGAGACTCTTCTCTCTGGAATTCACCAAAACTCCTTCCCTAGTTTGAATGTTGAAGATGAGATAAAGCTGATTTTGGAATCTAAACAAGCTGTAGAAGATAACGTAGCGGGCCAGAAAATTAGAGAACTTGGCTTGGAAAGGTATTGCATTACATACTTCCATCATCATTCTTCTTAACAAACTATTTATACAGCATTTTTACTAAAAGAAGAGTCGTGACCTGATCAGAGCGAACAAATTTGGGTGGCAAGACACTTATGTGTTCACCAAGGCTATGGGAGAGATGATGATCGATAACATGAGAAGTGATATACCAGTAGTAATAATTCGACCAAGTGTTATTGAGAGCACCTATAGAGAACCATTCAGTGGATGGATGGAAGGAAACAGGTAATACTCTCAAAACATAACAGAATTCCATTACCTCATAATGATGTAATTAATATCGGGATAACTTTAGTCTTCCCTTCCAGGATGATGGATCCAATTATTCTCCACTATGGCAAAGGGCAGCTCACCGGTTTTCTTGTAGATCCCAACGGAGTTCTAGACGTGGTAAGTTTTTCACAAAGTTAACCAGTGACCTAATGTTGCTGCAGATGAATCTTACTTTTGTACCGGGTACTGAATGGTCAGCATTGTTGTTTTTTAACAAAAGAAACTTATAGAAATAACAGGGGATGGCTAACAGAAATATACTGGCTATGCAGTTCCTGGGAACTGTTTTATTTAGCTTTGCATTTACAGTACTTTAAGTGTTAAAAGCAAAGCAGCTAAAAAAACGATCATAATCCTAGTCTAGAATTTCTCCACAGAACAGCTCTTTGATTAACATCGAAATAACTGGCTAACAAAAAACTTAAACTATAAAATAAAGTTACTGCAGTCCAAAAGCATAATTCTAACAAGCATAAACCTCTTTCCACTTAGGTTCCAGCTGACATGGTTGTGAACGCAACGTTGGCAGCTATTGCAAAGCACGGGGCAGCAGGAAAACTGGGGAGTAACATTTACCAGGTTGCTTCGTCTGTTGTAAATCCATTAGTCTTCAAGGACCTGGCCATGTTGCTTTTCGAGCACTTCAATTCTTCACCGTATATTGACTCCAAAGGAAGACCTATTCATGTTCCAAGAATGAAGCTGTTGAACTCCATGGAAGACCTGTCTTTCCACCTCTGGCAAGACGCTATTAACAGAAGTGGGCTAACAGATACGGCTGATCCTAACGGAAAGTTGTCAAGGAAACTCGAGAATATCTGCAGAAAATCAGTGGAGCAAGCAAAGTACTTGGCACATATCTATGAACCATACACTTTTTATGGAGGAAGGTAAGAGTTTGTTTATTATCCTCGCTATCTACCTCGTAATCCTATTTTGGATTTCTGAGACTTATCGCCTGCTTGGACAAGCACTTATTTCCctataagcttggccaaacacctcaactttctaaataagcacttttggcttcccagaagcttggccaaacaggctattaaaaTAGTGAAAATTTGCCAGATTTGACAACAGCAACACTCAGTGGTTGATGGAATGCATGTCTAAAGAAGAACGATGGCAGTTTGGTTTTGATGTGGAGAACATAGATTGGAAAGATTACATATCCAATGTCCACATTCCAGGGATAAGGAAGTATGTAATGAAAGGAAGAGGGTTATGCAGTTCATCCTCATAGTATCTGCTTAGTAGAATTGTTGGttttctttcttccctttttccccCTCATAGCTGTGCGATTTTAGCTGAAAAAGAAAGTGCTTCCCATTAATCACTGATGAAATAACATCGCAATGTAAGTCTATCTTAAATGCTTTTTGGGGTTCTTCTGCAtgtaacacaaaaagatttgTGCAGGATAAAATATACTTTTGAACTAAAAGATTTATTGGTAAGGGGGAAGAGTATCACGAAGACTTGAAAAGCAGCAAAGTATTGCTTTAATCATCCAGCAGAAAGTAGTTTGTTTCATTgataatgatatatatattacaaTTACACAAAATCTTAAAATGAGTAGCTATGAATGTATCTGTTTGTACCAACACAACAAATATGTTACTCTTTCCACTGTATGTGAAACACCAAGCATCATAAATTCAGGTGAGTGAATAGAAAAGGCACAAGATCAACCATAGACCATGCAAGACCAGCCTATTGACGGAACCTTGTACCTGTATAAACATCAAATGACTCTTGCCGAGAGAATTGAACAGCTTTTGAATATAACCTGGTTGCTTTATTTCATCCGACTTGTTAGAGAGATGATTCGGACCTATCAAGAACACGAGCAAAGAAGCAATTGCAAGTCCTACTAAGTCGATAATGACATCCTCATTTTGTGTGTAGGATAACACATGAAGGAAAATGAGTAGCAACAGAGAAAAGTTATATCAATGAGACTAAAGAACTTTTTTACTACCAAAAAGTGCAGCATGTTCAAGACAGTAATGTtgtctttggcatgccttataCAGATTTATCCTAGTATTTCCTAATGCATTTGAGATTTTGTGACATTTTTTAGAAGCATTTAGGATTAATGAGATGGACATAAAATGTGCATACACCATTCTACAAGCAACACACTAACTGCATCGATTTAGTTTATGActatgttgctcagactctccaaaaatgatgCCGCACCCGTGTGACCGTGTAGGATTCTCcaaaaaatgcactactttcgAGGATCCTACACGCACCCAACAGACACTTTTAAGAGTCCGAGGAATATAGGTTTATGATACATTATTAGCTAACAGACTGCTACCTGATAATTTAAgtcaaagaaagagaaaagtttACCTTTATAATACAGTTACCCACATAATCACGGAAGGCCATCAAACGGGTCATGTCCTTTGCCAATTTGCACTGCCAATGCCCACTCCGTTACATAAGTAGACTCAATTCACTAAATTGGACCCTTTAGAAAAAGATTCACAATTTTcacttattatatattatatacaaatgtaCCTTCTCTTGGTATCCACGCCAGCTTGTACGCACCTTGATTAATTACATGGGTGCGTGCTAACTCCCACCTggacagatgggaagaaatcacgtagtgtttttgttttaatgtatacatatgtacctATTTGCATACACAGAACAGAAGCaacaaaagaaaagcatacCCAAAAGAGCAAGGGAAGGAAAGCAGTGTAGAAAGGCACAGAAACAACACAAGAAAGACCAGAAAACAATGCATCCAAATATCTATGCTGGTGTTTTTGCAAAATCCATCAAATTAGAAACAGAAACATTGATAACAAACTATGTCTAAAACAACAAGAATTTCCAGAGTGACATTGTAACTAATATCTTGAGGTACCCCGTCAACAAGCGTCTGTAGTCCAACGGTTAGGATAATTGCCTTCCAAGCAATAGACCCGGGTTCGACTCCCGGCAGACGCATCTATCATTTTTAGAGCTatcttcttatatttttttaattttttttgttggtgtAAGCATAGCGAAGCTAGAgcaaaaattacactgtatatacacAATCATAATTATTTTTACGTACAAAATAGTAGGTGTTGAATCTCCTTTGCTTTCTTCCTTTGGTTACTTCTCAGTGAAAATCCCCGCTTGGTTGAAGTACTTATAATATAACATGCTTGATCATTTCTGCTGTATTGTCATTCCTTTCAGCTCACTCTGTGTTGTTTGTGGATAGTTTTAGAACACAGCAATCAATTTCCAAGATTCTCTTTTCTCCAATATTTTTGGGTCAACCGCTTGCTTATTATCAAGCCAATGCTATCATAGATTGTGTAAAACTTATTTACGTCGTCAGAAATTCTTTTGTAGTTTTAGCCTCTCTAAGAATAGTATAAAGTAGTGATATACTTTACAGTTTACATTGTATTATAGACGTCAGAGTTTCTAATCAGTTATATAACTTTATTTagttttatgacctttttacaagagatcttcattttttacacataagagatctgaaaaaagcacagaagagatttgaaaaagccattttcttctattcaaattgtaagagggcAAGAGATTCTATTTTCATGTTATGTACTCGAAGAAGAGTTCACGACGAAATTGGATTTTAATACTACCACAGTTCAAAAGAAAATCGACGTATAAACATTTGTTACGACATAAACGAAGTTTGAAGTCTTCATTTAAAGTACATTATAGACGACAAATTCTAATTTCAGATGATGCACCTGCACAAATGATAGAAAGATAATACAATTTCAGAGATTttggagcttttttttttttttttttgcacggattagCCCTtagtttggggtggtctttaatttttgctcttcaaatggctggtctttaagttttggccTTCGCAcctagctcagtaaaaaaaaaaatcgaaaggcaaaatttgggtttgagggataaaaattaaagaccaccaatttgagggtcgaaaattaaagaccacccccagcgaaggccAAACCTGCAAATTGAAGTGGCTGATTGAGCTGGATCTGGCCCAAGACACCCAAGACCAATGTTGGGCTAGATCTGGCCTGAGATTAGTAGGTGGGCCATATATATTGTACatagtaaaatttacttggcatagcttacattattacctatttatggaacataactaaactttacaataattatatttagtagctaaaatataacatatttacttctTATAACTACCACTTTTTTATCACTCATCTGATAACTTTCCacacccctaaatttaagcaaaaaaaaaaaaaaacgtcccTCTCTCCTATCCCCCTAAATACATGCCATTATGCCCAATATCccttaatttcctccaatttcaaatcagttttataatagttcaacttccttgtttatctctaattaaccactcattaatttcactcataattcaaatctaaatcccaaaaaaaggtaagattctatactGATTTTTACGTTTCACCgtgtatttaacttatattttcattttttttttccactttggattgatattttaatagttgttttttcatatatattttggctatgtttttaattatattttgattattatgttcaatattacttattctggtttctgattatatatttatatatatttttcatatattttgactatatttagaaaaatttcggaaaaaaaaattgcaaagaaaaacgttgttacctcaattatgactatattttggctatattttaattgtatttttgaTTATTAcgttcaatattacttattctggtttctgttgactatattttagatatatttttcatatattttgactatatttttcaaaattttaaaaataaaaaaaatcaaaaagttaCGGTTGAAAAcgttgttacctcaattatgaactcaacttgaattcgatatttcaaatgatgaattcaaatatatattcatcGTTTTAAAACGAGCTCGTTCACcggtttgatattgttatttttcaaagttttttgatgaactagtttttgaactttttttttttggttaaaaatatgaatgtactttttgaattcaaattttttttgaatttattagtcgtttgaatgagatatgagatcgatatggaatgggaggatatttgcgtgaatcgGGGAACATTAAAAAccgattttaatttaaattggaatagattttgtttccataaatataacaCTTTCGCTTTCGCCGTGTGTATTTCCGTTATATTTATCCTATATTTAAGTCGACGCATCTACTAGCTAAATATAGGTCCtctagctacgaattgtaaatgtaGAACATatagttataggttgttagaagGAGCTAAAGGGTAgctgtttgtgaaaattttacttgtacatattcaattcaatattACTGTTAGGCTATTTTTACATCTGATTGTAGGTTACATTTGTTCATCCTTCACACAGTATTAGCAACACCGTACATGACATCTCcccgtggggggggggggggggagggggggtgtgGTGAAGCTACAGTTTATTTATGGATTCGGTAGAATTCAGTAGCTTTGTtcaaatatcatgtatatacCGTATTAACAAAGTTCATTTACTAtgcataaataatttatataaaatCCAATAAGCTGACTTTTCTAAAATCCAAAAATCAAAATCCTTAACTTTGCTTTGGTACGACATCCAATAGTATCTTCGTCTATCATATTGTTAATGGAAATGGTCAAATTCCACGGAAGAAATCATTTTAATAAAACATGTTACATCACACTTGATCATATTGTAAGTAATCATAAAGTTGACCTAAAAGTTGCTTATTCATTTTTTAGCTTTAGataataaagtgaaaaaac contains:
- the LOC132049280 gene encoding fatty acyl-CoA reductase 2, chloroplastic codes for the protein MEALCSLSSSSIVSKSILKLSNNSGTCPPKKIMKSVIHCQSSGGNAVKASNLSSVITERSSTISTDNSIAHKHLRNDDGIGIIKFLRGKTFLITGATGFLGKVLIEKILRTIPDVNKIFILVKAQNQEVAINRLKNEILNADIFKNLKQVHGKSYDTFMLSKLVPVVGNVCETHLGLDKGLANVIAKEVDIIVNSAANTTFDERYDIALDINTGGPSRLMNYAKQCHNLKLFLQISTAYVNGQRQGRIMEKPFCSGDSITKETLLSGIHQNSFPSLNVEDEIKLILESKQAVEDNVAGQKIRELGLERANKFGWQDTYVFTKAMGEMMIDNMRSDIPVVIIRPSVIESTYREPFSGWMEGNRMMDPIILHYGKGQLTGFLVDPNGVLDVVPADMVVNATLAAIAKHGAAGKLGSNIYQVASSVVNPLVFKDLAMLLFEHFNSSPYIDSKGRPIHVPRMKLLNSMEDLSFHLWQDAINRSGLTDTADPNGKLSRKLENICRKSVEQAKYLAHIYEPYTFYGGRFDNSNTQWLMECMSKEERWQFGFDVENIDWKDYISNVHIPGIRKYVMKGRGLCSSSS